One window of the Nicotiana tabacum cultivar K326 chromosome 4, ASM71507v2, whole genome shotgun sequence genome contains the following:
- the LOC142179794 gene encoding uncharacterized protein LOC142179794: MSNVNDNNQQVEGTPILSPQGTPRNSREASPERSTTHNNEQHGNEQTVKQDAFVRGLPVVPLIPPPNNTATVEIPQSGLVNSRSGGTPNESRDERPDLFIKAHSGAQKVKKRMEDIFKVKQRDTELFREFVDIFQRERMLLPRVPDNWAAMAFAKNLNEKSSESMKRLKERLREFPATTWNDIYNRYSTKLWIEEDIVAQSRADHKFANRDSGSSSSRFRKDRGERNRDANTNARIGDYNFNVSTSELIVVLRSMGDKVRWHKEMRSNPNRRNPDFWCEFHNDHGHRTSDCRLLQGEVEHLLKQGYLTELFSEKGKQAYMKNRQGPPKSQSPKRAVNVINSGEEVNGVTYTATRKTTKFTITHGKRTRQTLEDGNITFDDADADGLMIPHNDA, from the exons ATGTCGAATGTCAATGACAACAACCAACAGGTGGAAGGAACTCCAATTCTGTCACCTCAAGGAACCCCACGCAATTCAAGAGAAGCATCACCAGAAAGATCCACTACTCATAACAATGAACAACatggaaatgaacaaactgtCAAGCAGGAT GCTTTTGTGAGGGGACTACCAGTTGTACCACTCATACCTCCACCAAACAATACTGCAACTGTGGAAATTCCACAGTCAGGGTTGGTTAATTCTAGAAGTGGGGGAACTCCCAACGAGTCACGTGATGAGAGACCAG atctatttataaaagcacactcGGGTGCACAAAAAGTtaaaaagagaatggaggatatattcaaagtaaagcaaagagaTACAGAATTATTTCGAGAATTCGTAGACAtattccaacgtgaaagaatgttGCTACCAAGAGTACCTGACAATTGGGCAGCCATGGCATTTGCAAAAAATTTAAACGAAAAAAGTTCAGAATCTATGAAGAGGCTTAAAGAGAGACTACGAGAATTCCCTGCCACGACATGGAATGATATCTATAATAGGTATAGTACCAAATTATGGATCGAAGAAGATATCGTAGCTCAGTCAAGG GCTGATCACAAGTTCGCAAATAGAGATTCAGGTTCGTCATCGTCGAGATTCAGAAAAGATCGAGGTGAACGTAACAGAGATGCTAATACAAACGCAAGGATTGGGGACTACAATTTTAACGTGAGTACCTCCGAGTTGATCgttgttttaagaagcatgggggATAAGGTACGATGGCATAAAGAGatgagatcaaatccaaacaGAAGAAACCCAGATTTTTGGTGCGAGTTCCATAATGACCACGGCCATAGAACATCAGACTGCAGATTATTACAAGGTGAGGTGGAACATTTATTGAAGCAGGGCTATCTGACGGAAttgttcagtgagaaaggcaAACAAGCTTACATGAAAAATAGGCAAGGGCCCCCAAAATCGCAGTCTCCAAAGAGAGCAGTAAATGTTATAAACAGTGGAGAAGAAGTCAATGGAGTAACCTATACAGCTACGAGAAAAACAACAAAGTTCACAATAACTCACGGGAAGCGAACTCGCCAAACTCTGGAAGACGGCAACATAAcctttgatgatgcagatgctgATGGATTAATGATTCCTCATAACGATGCATGA